The following proteins come from a genomic window of Montipora capricornis isolate CH-2021 chromosome 9, ASM3666992v2, whole genome shotgun sequence:
- the LOC138016464 gene encoding uncharacterized protein gives MSDFELENSCLSSNSDTASNASDTDENMDFREPTDSENDTEVIESLFAPYTDEPIAPPDYAEAEDDDEDPDGLAAKTLADREDGLIPLANWCKCKHCKTENLGGAMEHRCCVEVLNIQGKLVFDGSIENLDCITQHEEYKAITNKAVLENVAPLLRCKNGRSYRRRSGVTHNEFIRSVAYRWTIRWLCGYMGWENTRPLCACIYHDIRTRYQTRHLQPRGYRHS, from the exons TCAGACACGGCATCAAATGCATCAGACACAGATGAAAATATGGACTTTCGTGAACCTACAGATAGCGAGAACGATACCGAAGTTATCGAGTCTCTATTCGCGCCCTACACAGACGAGCCGATCGCGCCACCAGACTATGCTGAAGCAgaagatgacgatgaagatCCTGATGGACTAGCTGCAAAGACTCTTGCTGACAGAGAAGATGGTTTAATTCCACTCGCAAACTG GTGTAAATGTAAACATTGCAAGACGGAGAATCTAGGCGGCGCTATGGAGCATCGTTGCTGCGTGGAAGTTTTGAACATTCAAGGGAAATTAGTTTTCGATGGATCCATTGAAAACCTCGATTGTATAACTCAGCATGAGGAGTACAAAGCCATCACAAACAAGGCTGTGCTTGAGAATGTCGCGCCGTTGCTGAGATGCAAGAATGGTCGATCGTACCGACGCCGATCTGGAGTCACACATAACGA GTTTATTCGATCAGTGGCTTATCGGTGGACCATTAGATGGCTCTGTGGCTATATGGGCTGGGAAAACACACGTCCGCTGTGTGCATGTATATACCACGACATCAGAACAAGGTATCAGACAAGACATTTACAGCCAAGAGGATACAGACATTCTTAG